A window from Neobacillus sp. PS3-40 encodes these proteins:
- a CDS encoding methyl-accepting chemotaxis protein — MKNSLKVRIMVQVSILILLSCIGLSYLTNYTYSNLLINTISNQSLELTKSAEKMIDQDQFKDLAMNLNKNNYYYDLKDNLNGIRKMNGLKFLYTMSRKKDGNHFKYFYVVDGYPNGSKNESPLGEEEKGIKDSPKLIKAFDTGKAQIGEMSTMEEYGTLISTYVPIKSKQGEVIGVVGADFNAAIVDAKMKETNKKQVIFTIVILLVSLLILFMITSYIVKPLRMLTSKVKEIGKGNLTVTVEDQGKDEIGQLSTSIQLMVNDLKQIIGGILTVTSKLHTSSESILQNAQETKDASQEMVHSLEEVASGIDVQFNKTETSTYAMEEMSLGVQTIASMATSVSELSLSALQETEEGKNIANQMMNQIQVLNQTFQETAHLMKDLDVRSKKINEVTNVIKEISSQTNLLALNAAIEAARAGEHGKGFSVVAEEVRKLAEQSESSAATITSIISKINEVGHSTFVSMSKVENVVEKSIEEFHKMDRSYEHIYQSIRNMTSSIQEVSASAEEMAVSSEEVSASLSETFQIAKGTEHNTKLMVASTNKQEEAINEMFLDLKSLVKMTDELTDLTQKFEL; from the coding sequence TTGAAGAATAGCTTGAAAGTTAGGATTATGGTGCAGGTTTCGATATTAATCTTACTATCTTGTATTGGATTAAGTTATTTAACCAATTATACATATTCAAATCTTTTAATTAATACGATCAGCAATCAATCATTAGAATTAACCAAAAGTGCAGAAAAAATGATTGATCAGGATCAATTTAAGGATTTAGCTATGAACTTAAATAAAAACAACTATTATTATGATTTAAAGGACAACCTTAATGGAATAAGAAAAATGAATGGATTAAAATTTTTGTACACCATGTCTAGAAAAAAAGACGGTAACCACTTTAAATATTTCTATGTTGTTGATGGCTATCCGAATGGTTCAAAAAATGAATCTCCTTTAGGGGAAGAGGAAAAGGGTATAAAAGATTCACCAAAGTTGATCAAAGCTTTTGATACAGGAAAAGCTCAAATTGGTGAGATGAGCACGATGGAGGAATATGGAACTTTGATTTCTACATATGTCCCAATTAAGTCCAAGCAAGGAGAAGTAATTGGTGTCGTTGGAGCAGACTTTAATGCTGCTATTGTTGATGCAAAGATGAAGGAGACAAATAAAAAACAAGTTATTTTCACAATTGTTATTTTATTAGTCAGTCTGCTCATTCTATTTATGATTACTTCGTACATTGTAAAACCGTTAAGAATGTTAACTTCAAAAGTAAAAGAAATCGGAAAAGGTAATTTAACAGTTACGGTCGAAGACCAAGGGAAGGATGAAATTGGCCAATTATCTACATCGATTCAATTAATGGTGAATGATCTCAAACAAATAATTGGTGGGATTTTGACGGTCACAAGTAAATTGCATACTTCAAGTGAATCAATCCTCCAAAACGCTCAAGAAACGAAGGATGCAAGTCAAGAAATGGTCCATTCCCTTGAAGAAGTGGCTTCGGGTATTGATGTTCAATTTAATAAAACAGAAACAAGTACCTATGCTATGGAAGAAATGTCACTCGGGGTGCAAACGATTGCTTCTATGGCGACATCAGTTTCGGAGCTGTCATTAAGTGCTTTACAGGAAACAGAAGAAGGAAAAAACATTGCTAATCAAATGATGAATCAAATTCAGGTGTTAAACCAGACATTCCAAGAGACGGCTCATCTAATGAAGGATCTTGATGTTCGAAGCAAAAAAATCAATGAAGTAACAAATGTAATCAAGGAAATTTCCTCACAGACGAATTTGCTTGCCTTGAATGCGGCAATAGAAGCGGCAAGAGCAGGAGAACATGGCAAAGGGTTTTCTGTTGTTGCAGAGGAAGTAAGAAAGCTTGCTGAGCAATCTGAGTCGTCTGCTGCAACGATAACTAGCATTATTTCCAAAATTAATGAAGTGGGACATTCTACTTTTGTTTCCATGAGCAAAGTTGAAAATGTAGTAGAGAAAAGTATAGAGGAGTTCCATAAGATGGATAGGTCATATGAACATATTTATCAATCAATTAGAAATATGACATCGTCGATCCAAGAGGTTTCAGCTTCTGCCGAAGAAATGGCCGTATCCTCCGAAGAGGTTTCAGCTTCTCTTTCAGAAACATTTCAAATTGCGAAAGGGACGGAGCATAATACCAAATTAATGGTGGCATCTACAAATAAACAAGAAGAAGCAATAAATGAAATGTTCCTTGACCTCAAATCTTTGGTGAAAATGACAGATGAATTGACGGATTTAACTCAAAAATTCGAGTTATAA
- a CDS encoding ATP-binding protein: MIVNPAFLGIWLLQMVCILFPMLLYQSFFRKKFGQKKIQRQILAILCGLSIIICMTFPLSFGKGLILDFRFIPFIISFFYGGYSTGLVLTALIMIYRLLIGGTGMYLEGLGIPFFSLIVFAIILPRYDKWEQKKQIAFTYLCLTLSILFFTFETQNLDHYVFTKHEIIHWITFCILSYITFWMVLYLQTSLKEMEEMNTKVIQFEKSHAINHLLVYISQQIFNPILTAKGFLSLLNNDSSFTPRQTHSITNALNELVQAEQALKDYMNIMDPMQKEHNQVDLTNMIQGTIQMISPFALLHNVEVHFLSTAEKDFSLKDFSLLRFALLNLIKNGVEACTPGGRVDVFLHELVDQFYIIIEDNGPGLSSDVLSRLGTPIHSDKQNGTGLGISAAYRITESLGGKVEVESKTNVGTTFSLYFPKRNLMIDQNK, encoded by the coding sequence ATGATAGTGAACCCCGCTTTTTTAGGAATTTGGCTACTTCAAATGGTATGCATTTTATTCCCGATGCTTTTATACCAGTCCTTTTTCCGAAAAAAATTCGGTCAAAAAAAAATACAAAGACAGATCTTAGCTATTCTTTGTGGGCTTTCAATTATTATCTGCATGACCTTTCCTCTCTCATTTGGTAAGGGTTTAATCTTAGATTTTCGATTTATCCCCTTCATTATCAGCTTCTTCTACGGAGGATACTCTACAGGTCTTGTTCTGACAGCTCTAATTATGATTTATCGTTTACTAATTGGTGGCACAGGTATGTATTTGGAAGGGCTTGGGATTCCCTTCTTCTCACTCATCGTATTTGCGATAATTCTTCCGCGCTATGATAAATGGGAACAAAAAAAACAAATCGCATTTACCTACTTATGTTTAACCCTTTCAATTCTCTTTTTCACATTCGAGACCCAAAATTTAGACCACTATGTTTTTACCAAGCATGAAATTATACATTGGATTACTTTTTGTATCTTAAGTTACATTACATTTTGGATGGTCTTATATCTACAAACATCTTTAAAAGAGATGGAAGAAATGAATACAAAAGTAATTCAATTTGAAAAAAGTCATGCAATAAATCATTTATTGGTGTATATTTCCCAACAAATTTTCAATCCAATACTAACTGCTAAAGGATTTCTTTCGCTTTTGAATAATGATTCAAGCTTTACTCCAAGACAAACTCACTCAATAACAAATGCCTTAAACGAACTAGTTCAAGCAGAACAAGCTTTAAAAGATTATATGAATATTATGGATCCTATGCAGAAGGAACATAACCAAGTTGATCTTACGAACATGATACAGGGAACGATTCAAATGATTTCTCCCTTTGCCTTACTACATAACGTAGAGGTACATTTCTTATCAACTGCTGAAAAAGATTTTTCCTTAAAGGATTTCTCTCTTTTGAGGTTTGCACTTTTAAATCTTATTAAAAATGGCGTTGAGGCTTGCACACCAGGTGGCAGAGTTGATGTCTTTCTTCATGAATTAGTCGACCAATTTTATATTATTATTGAGGACAATGGTCCTGGACTTTCATCAGACGTTTTATCACGACTAGGAACTCCTATTCACTCTGACAAACAAAATGGAACAGGGTTAGGAATATCCGCAGCCTATCGGATTACTGAGTCTCTCGGTGGAAAAGTTGAAGTAGAATCAAAAACAAATGTTGGAACCACATTTAGCCTCTATTTTCCAAAAAGAAACTTAATGATTGATCAAAATAAATAA
- a CDS encoding MMPL family transporter has protein sequence MKVKKKWFEKYGEVVSGKKGRWLILISWLLLAAILNGILPQANAQKNELAPNLQSSSPSQQAKKIADREFSTNSGTPALFTWHRSNGITDDDLSLIQRYSKEIEAHPVKFQDNVAPFYKIPLPVLKQQLSKDGTTLILPISFQKNREVEEIAKGINELKDKATSIFPKDPSKSSVTDEDSLVLRITGPAGIAVDAKALFSQGDLSLLFGTVSIVLILLLLIYRSPILALIPLIGVGIAYGVISPILGEIGKAGWSDFDSQSISIMTVLLFGAGTDYCLFLISRYRSYLEKEKDKQTAMRFALKSASGAIAMSGLTVVFSLLVLLLAKYGSIHRFAIPFSLSIVIMMAASLTLIPALLSIIGRASFYPFVPRTREMKEERAHKKGKIIATEKRKTQLGMRLGSFIIKKPLQILVVTLLFLGVFAFFATKISYTYDTLSSFPKNLPSREGFKLISEHFNPGELAPVQIMIQTNGKETSVKEKIEKLSYVANVSDGKHGERDSNIISYKVELKDNPYSNTAMNHIPSLRKTTEDALRDSNVSTPTVKVWVGGQTAEQYDTRNTTKIDSSVIIPVVISMIALLLLVYLRSVTTTIYLIATVLLSYFSALGLGWVILHYLFGVNAIQGFIPLYAFVFIVALGEDYNIFMISSIWKKSKIMPLLQAIKEGVAESGAVITSAGLILAGTFTVLTTMPIQILVHFGTITAIGVLLDTFIVRPLLVPAITVLVGKWVFWPSKRNMMAAQSQIKIEE, from the coding sequence ATGAAAGTGAAGAAAAAGTGGTTTGAAAAATATGGAGAAGTTGTTAGTGGGAAAAAAGGCCGATGGTTGATTTTGATTTCATGGCTCCTTCTTGCAGCAATTCTAAATGGGATTCTTCCACAAGCAAATGCGCAAAAAAATGAACTAGCTCCGAATCTACAATCATCATCACCATCACAACAAGCAAAGAAAATAGCCGATCGAGAGTTTTCGACCAATTCAGGCACTCCAGCGTTATTTACATGGCACAGATCCAATGGGATTACGGATGATGACCTCTCATTGATTCAACGGTATTCAAAGGAAATTGAAGCGCATCCTGTTAAATTTCAAGATAATGTTGCTCCATTTTACAAAATTCCTCTTCCTGTTCTAAAACAACAGCTTTCGAAAGATGGCACAACATTGATTCTACCGATTTCGTTTCAAAAGAACCGTGAAGTAGAAGAAATTGCTAAAGGAATCAATGAACTAAAAGACAAGGCTACCTCTATTTTTCCAAAGGATCCGAGTAAATCCAGCGTTACAGATGAAGATAGCTTAGTTTTAAGAATCACAGGTCCTGCAGGAATTGCTGTCGATGCTAAAGCCTTATTTAGCCAAGGAGATCTGTCATTATTATTTGGAACCGTCTCAATTGTTCTTATTCTACTATTATTAATCTACCGATCACCTATATTAGCATTGATTCCCTTAATTGGAGTTGGAATTGCTTATGGGGTTATCAGCCCAATTCTTGGTGAAATCGGAAAAGCGGGCTGGAGTGATTTTGATTCACAAAGTATTTCCATCATGACAGTACTATTGTTTGGCGCAGGTACTGATTACTGCTTATTCCTTATCTCGAGATATAGAAGTTATTTGGAAAAGGAAAAAGATAAACAAACAGCTATGAGGTTCGCACTTAAGAGCGCTTCAGGAGCTATTGCCATGAGTGGACTGACAGTAGTCTTTTCATTATTGGTATTACTATTAGCAAAGTATGGATCAATCCATCGCTTTGCAATCCCGTTTAGTCTATCAATCGTTATTATGATGGCGGCAAGTCTTACATTGATTCCTGCATTACTGAGTATCATTGGCAGAGCATCTTTTTACCCATTTGTCCCACGTACAAGAGAAATGAAGGAAGAACGTGCACATAAAAAAGGGAAAATAATTGCAACTGAAAAAAGGAAAACTCAATTAGGCATGCGGCTTGGAAGCTTCATCATTAAAAAACCATTGCAAATCCTAGTTGTAACTCTTTTGTTTCTTGGTGTATTTGCCTTTTTTGCTACTAAAATTTCATATACGTATGATACGTTATCATCCTTTCCAAAAAATTTACCTTCACGGGAAGGTTTTAAACTCATCTCAGAACATTTCAATCCTGGTGAACTTGCACCCGTACAGATTATGATTCAAACGAACGGAAAAGAAACCTCCGTGAAAGAAAAAATAGAGAAATTATCCTATGTTGCAAACGTTTCTGATGGAAAACATGGCGAAAGGGATTCAAACATCATTAGCTATAAAGTTGAATTAAAAGACAATCCTTATTCAAATACAGCCATGAATCATATTCCTAGTTTACGTAAAACAACTGAAGATGCATTAAGGGATAGTAATGTATCAACTCCAACAGTGAAAGTGTGGGTTGGAGGGCAAACGGCTGAACAGTACGATACACGGAATACAACTAAAATAGATAGTAGCGTCATTATTCCTGTCGTCATATCAATGATTGCTCTTTTATTGCTTGTTTATCTCCGGTCTGTAACAACAACTATTTATTTAATAGCAACAGTTCTTTTATCCTACTTCAGTGCTCTTGGGCTTGGATGGGTGATTCTTCATTATTTATTTGGGGTTAATGCAATTCAAGGATTTATTCCTCTTTATGCATTTGTTTTCATTGTTGCCTTAGGTGAAGATTATAATATCTTTATGATTTCAAGCATTTGGAAAAAAAGCAAAATAATGCCCCTTTTACAAGCCATAAAAGAAGGAGTTGCCGAATCAGGAGCGGTTATTACATCCGCAGGATTAATTCTTGCTGGAACGTTCACTGTTCTTACAACCATGCCAATTCAAATTTTAGTCCATTTTGGTACCATTACAGCGATCGGAGTGTTATTGGACACCTTTATTGTCCGCCCATTATTGGTACCTGCTATTACAGTTTTAGTTGGAAAATGGGTATTTTGGCCGTCTAAACGAAATATGATGGCAGCTCAATCACAAATTAAGATTGAGGAATAG
- a CDS encoding TetR/AcrR family transcriptional regulator, with protein sequence MTVMKSTNEASNPKDTYKTIVKTAQQLFMEFGYRAVSTRQIAELCAITQPALYHHFKNKQTLYIAVIQYTLLQNESALNQIVKQATTFSDRLNQMAIYMTVNYGMDLPQMFHDIVHELDENHQQEIHKCWVKGFLMPVVKMIDDGISQGEIKHVALLHTSSTELAYIILNLIKATLQPSRMAKNHSGQKREMEKKAKLVVEIFLNGVGI encoded by the coding sequence ATGACAGTCATGAAAAGTACAAATGAGGCAAGTAATCCAAAAGATACATACAAAACAATTGTAAAAACTGCCCAGCAATTGTTTATGGAATTTGGTTATCGTGCCGTATCAACAAGGCAAATTGCCGAACTATGTGCCATTACGCAACCTGCTTTATACCATCATTTTAAAAACAAACAAACCCTGTATATTGCAGTCATACAATACACTCTCTTGCAAAATGAATCTGCCCTAAATCAGATAGTAAAACAAGCAACTACCTTCAGTGACCGGCTAAATCAAATGGCTATTTATATGACAGTCAATTACGGTATGGACTTGCCACAAATGTTTCATGATATCGTTCATGAGTTGGATGAAAACCACCAGCAAGAAATCCATAAATGCTGGGTTAAAGGATTTTTAATGCCTGTTGTTAAAATGATTGATGATGGAATATCCCAAGGGGAAATCAAGCATGTCGCCTTGCTTCATACAAGTTCAACGGAACTCGCTTACATCATATTGAATTTAATAAAAGCAACCTTGCAGCCATCTAGAATGGCAAAAAATCACTCTGGTCAAAAAAGGGAAATGGAGAAAAAAGCGAAATTAGTTGTTGAAATTTTCCTTAATGGAGTGGGAATATAA
- a CDS encoding hydroxymethylglutaryl-CoA reductase, degradative has protein sequence MDQRLAILADFADLTHEEVAALSSQGALTLEQADKMVENAIGIYSLPLGLGLNFLINDKDYVIPLAVEEPSVIAAVSSVAKLVRGAGGFHAEATERRMIGQVQVVNVPNLEQAASELAKNRDDLIKQANNAHPSLQKRGGGAVDIAVRLLNQEPKAVFPPMLVLHLLVDTQEAMGANMVNTMVEAIAPTVAELTGGDVHLRILSNFVDECVATAHCVIPPPLLATSEYSGEEVRDRLISAYQFAASDIYRAVTHNKGVMNGVDAAVIASGNDWRAVEAAAHAYAARDGHYGSMTRWTVDYDGNLCGELTLPMPVGTVGGSIKVHPIAQLTQKITGIKSARELSQLIVVVGLAQNFAAIKALVTDGIQKGHMALQARSLAMVAGATGSLVDIIAGQLVASGEINSSKADSLLKEYTVKKS, from the coding sequence ATGGACCAACGTCTAGCCATACTTGCAGATTTTGCTGATCTAACTCACGAAGAGGTAGCGGCCCTTTCCAGCCAAGGTGCACTAACACTTGAGCAGGCAGATAAGATGGTTGAGAATGCTATCGGTATCTATTCGCTCCCCCTTGGTCTTGGACTCAACTTTCTGATCAATGATAAAGATTACGTCATCCCATTAGCAGTGGAGGAGCCTTCTGTTATTGCTGCTGTTAGCTCTGTAGCAAAACTAGTGCGAGGTGCAGGCGGCTTCCATGCAGAGGCCACAGAACGTCGCATGATTGGGCAAGTTCAAGTAGTGAACGTACCGAATTTGGAACAGGCTGCATCTGAATTAGCTAAGAATCGTGATGATCTAATAAAACAAGCAAACAACGCACACCCCTCACTACAAAAGCGCGGTGGCGGAGCAGTTGATATTGCCGTACGATTACTCAATCAGGAACCAAAAGCAGTCTTCCCACCAATGCTGGTCCTGCATTTACTAGTCGACACACAGGAAGCAATGGGTGCAAACATGGTCAATACAATGGTTGAAGCCATTGCACCAACCGTTGCAGAACTCACTGGCGGTGATGTACATCTTCGTATTTTATCGAATTTCGTTGATGAATGTGTCGCCACTGCCCATTGTGTAATTCCTCCTCCTTTATTAGCAACAAGTGAATACAGTGGCGAAGAGGTTCGAGATCGACTTATTTCCGCCTATCAATTTGCTGCTTCCGATATTTACCGTGCTGTAACGCATAATAAAGGTGTAATGAATGGTGTCGACGCTGCAGTTATTGCTTCTGGCAATGACTGGCGGGCAGTTGAGGCAGCAGCCCATGCCTACGCAGCACGTGATGGTCATTATGGATCTATGACACGTTGGACCGTTGATTATGACGGCAATCTCTGTGGTGAATTAACACTGCCAATGCCTGTCGGAACAGTTGGAGGCAGTATTAAAGTACATCCCATCGCTCAGCTAACTCAAAAGATTACCGGTATAAAATCTGCTCGGGAACTGAGCCAGCTAATCGTAGTTGTTGGACTAGCTCAGAACTTCGCCGCTATCAAAGCCTTGGTAACAGATGGAATCCAAAAGGGGCATATGGCACTTCAAGCCCGCTCTCTCGCTATGGTTGCAGGCGCAACTGGTAGCCTAGTTGATATAATTGCTGGACAGCTAGTGGCATCAGGAGAAATTAATTCCAGTAAGGCAGATTCATTATTGAAGGAATATACAGTTAAAAAGTCGTGA
- a CDS encoding acyl-CoA carboxylase subunit beta: MPQQESYQEKIERISQGGAEKYHESNAQKGKLFVRDRLEKLFDDGINAEDGLFANSEEVGLPADGVVTAIGKINGQNVCVIANDSTVKAGSWGTHTVEKIIRMQETAEKLRVPLLYLVDSAGARITDQVEMFPGRRGAGKIFYNQVKLSGKIPQICLLFGPSAAGGAYIPAFCDIVVMVEGNASMYLGSPRMAENVIGEKVTLEQMGGARMHCSISGCGDVLVKSEEEAITYARTYLTYFQTDTDPVAPKLSAEKMATLVPEDQNAPFNMFSFIDGIIDEGSFCEIKRLFAQEIITGLARIDGKPIGIIANQSIAKGGVLFPDSADKSAKFIQLCDAFDIPLLFLADVPGFMIGSQVEKAGIIRHGAKMIAAVSEATVPKISVVVRKAYGAGLYAMAGPAFEPDCCLALPTAQIAVMGPAAAVNAVYANKIADLPQEERAAFILEKQHEYEADIDIYRLASEMVIDAIVLPEKLRNELITRFGAYQTKYLAFSDRKHGVYPV; this comes from the coding sequence ATGCCGCAACAGGAAAGCTATCAAGAAAAGATAGAGCGTATCTCACAAGGTGGCGCTGAAAAATATCATGAAAGTAATGCACAAAAAGGCAAGCTATTTGTCCGTGATCGTCTCGAAAAACTATTTGACGATGGTATTAATGCTGAAGACGGCTTATTTGCCAATAGTGAGGAAGTCGGATTACCTGCAGACGGTGTTGTAACTGCAATTGGCAAAATCAACGGGCAAAATGTTTGCGTAATTGCCAATGACTCAACAGTAAAAGCCGGATCATGGGGTACACACACTGTTGAAAAAATTATCCGTATGCAGGAAACTGCTGAGAAACTACGAGTTCCATTATTATACTTAGTTGATTCGGCAGGGGCTCGCATAACAGACCAAGTAGAAATGTTCCCAGGTCGCCGCGGGGCAGGTAAAATTTTCTACAATCAAGTAAAATTATCAGGTAAAATCCCACAAATCTGCTTATTATTTGGGCCTTCTGCCGCAGGTGGTGCCTATATTCCTGCATTCTGTGATATTGTCGTCATGGTTGAAGGCAATGCATCCATGTACCTTGGTTCACCACGCATGGCTGAAAATGTAATCGGTGAAAAAGTAACACTTGAGCAAATGGGTGGAGCCCGTATGCATTGTAGTATCTCTGGTTGTGGAGATGTACTCGTAAAATCCGAAGAAGAAGCCATTACTTATGCTCGTACATATTTAACCTATTTTCAAACAGATACAGATCCTGTTGCACCTAAACTGTCTGCAGAGAAGATGGCTACACTTGTACCCGAAGATCAAAATGCACCGTTTAATATGTTCTCGTTTATTGATGGCATTATTGACGAAGGATCATTTTGTGAAATTAAACGGCTATTTGCACAAGAAATCATTACAGGTCTGGCCCGTATCGACGGGAAACCAATCGGTATCATTGCAAACCAATCCATTGCAAAAGGTGGCGTTTTGTTCCCAGACTCTGCGGACAAATCAGCTAAATTTATTCAACTTTGTGATGCATTCGACATTCCATTACTATTTCTTGCCGATGTACCTGGGTTCATGATTGGTTCTCAGGTCGAAAAAGCTGGTATCATTCGGCACGGAGCAAAAATGATTGCCGCCGTAAGTGAAGCAACTGTACCAAAAATTTCGGTAGTTGTCCGGAAAGCATATGGAGCTGGCCTCTATGCAATGGCTGGTCCAGCATTTGAACCAGACTGCTGCCTTGCACTTCCAACTGCCCAGATTGCTGTAATGGGACCTGCTGCAGCGGTTAACGCAGTTTATGCGAACAAAATCGCCGATTTACCACAAGAAGAACGTGCTGCTTTTATCTTAGAGAAGCAACATGAATATGAAGCTGACATTGATATCTACCGTCTTGCATCTGAAATGGTAATTGATGCCATTGTTTTGCCTGAAAAACTTCGAAATGAACTAATCACTCGATTCGGTGCATATCAAACTAAATATTTAGCATTTAGCGACCGCAAACACGGCGTGTATCCAGTTTAG
- a CDS encoding enoyl-CoA hydratase-related protein — translation MTTPFVTYEKLDDSIVVLTLNRPEAANALSSGLISELSNALDAVNAQRNVRCIILTGAGKKAFCAGADLKERLTMKDSEVPQAVAKIGALTAKIAAMPMPVVAALNGVAFGGGLEIALACDIRIASDNIQVGLTETGLGIIPGAGGTQRLPRLVGEGIAKNMIYRAKRLSAQEAFQIGLLQEIYPPDQLEAMSYKVSREIARNAPIAVAQAKQAIIKGLQAPLEEGLAIETSCYQVTIATNDRLEGLRAFQEKRSPIYEGN, via the coding sequence ATGACGACCCCTTTTGTTACATATGAAAAGTTGGATGATTCTATTGTGGTATTGACATTAAATCGACCTGAAGCTGCAAATGCCTTATCTAGTGGGCTGATTTCTGAACTTTCAAATGCGTTGGATGCTGTGAATGCACAGAGAAACGTCCGTTGCATCATTTTAACTGGTGCTGGAAAAAAAGCTTTCTGTGCTGGGGCAGATCTAAAAGAACGGCTAACTATGAAGGATTCGGAAGTCCCACAAGCTGTTGCAAAAATTGGTGCATTAACAGCTAAAATTGCTGCCATGCCGATGCCCGTTGTAGCCGCCTTAAACGGGGTTGCATTCGGTGGTGGACTAGAAATTGCGTTGGCATGTGATATTCGTATTGCAAGTGATAACATCCAAGTTGGCTTAACAGAGACAGGGCTCGGCATTATTCCAGGTGCGGGAGGCACTCAGCGTTTACCTCGCCTTGTCGGCGAAGGTATTGCTAAGAACATGATTTACCGCGCAAAACGGTTGTCAGCACAAGAAGCATTTCAGATCGGTCTACTTCAGGAAATTTATCCTCCAGACCAACTAGAGGCCATGTCATACAAAGTTTCCCGTGAAATTGCTCGCAATGCTCCAATTGCTGTTGCACAGGCAAAACAAGCGATAATAAAAGGTTTACAAGCACCCTTAGAAGAAGGTTTGGCAATCGAGACTTCATGTTATCAGGTCACAATTGCAACAAACGACCGACTGGAAGGATTACGTGCATTCCAGGAAAAACGTTCACCTATTTACGAAGGTAATTAA
- a CDS encoding acetyl-CoA carboxylase biotin carboxyl carrier protein subunit has product MNEITAGITGIIQSIEVAPGESITVGQVVINIESMKMIIPVEATDAGTIGEIKVSTGDFVNEGDVLVTLV; this is encoded by the coding sequence ATGAACGAAATTACAGCAGGCATTACAGGAATTATTCAAAGCATTGAGGTGGCACCTGGCGAAAGCATAACTGTCGGTCAAGTAGTGATTAACATTGAGTCTATGAAAATGATTATTCCAGTCGAAGCAACAGATGCAGGTACAATTGGTGAAATAAAAGTAAGCACAGGAGATTTCGTTAATGAAGGAGACGTTCTTGTAACGTTAGTCTAA
- a CDS encoding acyl-CoA dehydrogenase family protein, with the protein MNFELTAEQLRIQQEAREFADQVIAPRSIEMDETAKFPLDIFKQIGEKGWLGIPFAKEYGGMGSDTLTYSIVAEEIGRASVSVGLSYVASISIGASPIAMYGTEEQKQRYLVPLAQGKELASFGLTEENAGSDAGGVETTAILDGDEYILNGVKRWITNSNYASVITVAAVTEQHANGRKRISSFIVPTNTPGVSVTSPYKKMGARASDTGEVVMKNVRIPKENLLGRANFGMKQFLTILNGGRISIAAISVGLAQAALDKALAHAKQRKQFGRPISDFQAVQFKLADMSMELELARNMLYKAAWLKDQGKPYIKECAYAKLFASETSFRSSNQALQILGGTGYMQEAEVERYLRDAKILEIGEGTSEIQRLVIARQLGC; encoded by the coding sequence ATGAATTTTGAATTAACAGCAGAACAGCTACGAATTCAACAGGAAGCACGTGAATTTGCAGATCAAGTGATTGCCCCTCGCAGTATTGAAATGGACGAAACGGCAAAATTCCCCCTTGATATTTTTAAACAAATTGGTGAAAAAGGTTGGTTGGGTATTCCCTTTGCCAAAGAATATGGTGGAATGGGAAGCGATACATTAACTTACTCCATTGTTGCTGAAGAAATTGGCCGTGCAAGTGTCAGTGTTGGTCTCAGCTATGTAGCATCCATTTCTATTGGTGCATCCCCAATTGCCATGTACGGAACGGAAGAACAAAAACAAAGATACCTTGTTCCGTTAGCTCAAGGGAAAGAACTTGCCTCATTCGGTTTGACAGAAGAAAATGCTGGCTCTGACGCTGGTGGCGTTGAGACAACCGCTATACTTGACGGTGACGAATATATTCTAAACGGTGTAAAACGATGGATTACAAATTCCAACTATGCATCAGTCATCACAGTTGCCGCAGTTACAGAACAACATGCAAATGGTCGAAAACGTATTTCTTCATTTATAGTACCGACGAATACACCAGGCGTTAGTGTAACGAGTCCTTACAAAAAGATGGGTGCCCGTGCATCTGACACAGGTGAAGTCGTAATGAAAAACGTTCGTATACCAAAAGAAAATCTCCTTGGGCGTGCAAATTTTGGTATGAAGCAATTTCTGACTATTCTTAACGGGGGTCGAATTTCAATTGCTGCTATTTCTGTTGGTTTAGCACAAGCAGCATTAGACAAAGCCCTTGCACATGCGAAACAAAGGAAGCAATTTGGCCGCCCAATTTCTGATTTCCAAGCTGTTCAGTTTAAATTAGCGGACATGTCAATGGAATTAGAGCTTGCTCGAAACATGTTGTACAAAGCTGCTTGGTTGAAGGATCAAGGCAAACCATATATTAAAGAATGTGCATATGCAAAATTATTTGCGTCTGAAACATCTTTCCGATCATCAAACCAAGCATTGCAAATTCTCGGTGGTACAGGTTACATGCAGGAAGCAGAAGTAGAACGCTATCTTCGTGACGCAAAAATTCTAGAAATTGGTGAAGGTACATCAGAAATCCAACGTCTAGTGATCGCACGCCAGCTTGGCTGTTAA